The proteins below come from a single Triticum aestivum cultivar Chinese Spring chromosome 5D, IWGSC CS RefSeq v2.1, whole genome shotgun sequence genomic window:
- the LOC123121376 gene encoding probable trehalose-phosphate phosphatase 7 yields MAQTTVVVPEVGMTAAAPTACSCPGSLFPYPPPRAGMAVSRKCLRAAQAELGAGMLSGLVESMRASSPTHARAAAALSAGVDDEHAAWMARHPSALGKFEEIVAASKGKQIVMFLDYDGTLSPIVDDPDAAFMSETMRMAVRSVAKHFPTAIVSGRCRDKVFDFVKLAELYYAGSHGMDIKGPAKSSKSKAKGVLFQPASEFLPMIEEVHQRLIEETKHVAGAKVENNKFCVSVHFRCVDEKSWGALAETVKGVMREYPKLRMSQGRMVFEVRPTIKWDKGKALEFLLESLGFADCPNVLPVYIGDDRTDEDAFKVLRRRGQGVGILVSKHPKDTSASFSLQEPAEVMEFLLRLVEWKQLSKARLRLRRQADA; encoded by the exons ATGGCGCAGACGaccgtggtggtgccggaggtGGGCATGACTGCGGCCGCGCCCACGGCGTGCTCCTGCCCTGGTTCGCTGTTCCCCTACCCGCCGCCGCGTGCCGGGATGGCCGTGAGCCGCAAGTGCCTGCGGGCGGCGCAGGCGGAGCTTGGCGCCGGGATGCTCAGTGGCCTGGTCGAGTCCATGCGGGCGTCCTCCCCCACGCACGCcagggccgccgccgccctctccgccgGCGTCGACGACGAGCACGCCGCCTGGATGGCGAGGCACCCGTCCGCCCTGGGAAAGTTCGAGGAGATCGTGGCCGCGTCCAAGGGGAAGCAGATCGTCATGTTCCTGGACTACGACGGCACGCTGTCCCCCATCGTCGATGACCCCGACGCCGCCTTCATGAGCGAGACG ATGCGGATGGCAGTGCGCAGCGTGGCCAAGCACTTCCCGACGGCGATCGTCAGCGGTCGGTGCCGCGACAAG GTGTTTGATTTCGTGAAGCTGGCGGAGCTCTACTACGCCGGCAGCCACGGCATGGACATCAAGGGCCCGGCCAAATCCTCAAAGTCCAAG GCCAAAGGAGTTCTCTTCCAACCGGCAAGCGAGTTCCTGCCCATGATAGAAGAG GTGCATCAACGGCTGATAGAGGAGACGAAGCACGTAGCCGGGGCCAAGGTGGAGAACAACAAGTTCTGCGTGTCAGTTCACTTCAGATGCGTCGACGAAAAG AGCTGGGGCGCGCTGGCGGAGACGGTGAAGGGCGTGATGCGGGAGTACCCCAAGCTGCGCATGTCGCAGGGGCGGATGGTGTTCGAGGTGCGGCCCACCATCAAGTGGGACAAGGGCAAGGCCCTCGAGTTCCTGCTCGAGTCGCTGGGCTTCGCCGACTGCCCCAACGTGCTGCCCGTCTACATCGGCGACGACCGCACCGACGAGGACGCCTTCAAGGTGCTGCGCCGGCGGGGCCAGGGCGTCGGGATCCTCGTCTCCAAGCACCCCAAGGACACCAGCGCCTCCTTCTCGCTGCAGGAGCCGGCCGAGGTCATGGAGTTCCTGCTCCGCCTCGTCGAGTGGAAGCAGCTCTCCAAGGCGCGCCTCAGGCTGCGGCGACAGGCCGACGCCTGA